Part of the Amblyomma americanum isolate KBUSLIRL-KWMA chromosome 7, ASM5285725v1, whole genome shotgun sequence genome, ATAGCACCCTGGTTGTGACAGTAACCAGTGCGACTGACTGCAGGTGCCAGAGAGAATAATGAATATTGCAgtcgaagttaaaaaaaaataaaagtgagaGCAAAAGCTTTGTATAGCCTGTCCCCATTGAGTGGACCCACCCTGTCACATTTTCTAAAGCTCCCCTCCCCagctgcatatagcttaggccCACGTGCTTTGCACTAATATTGTACTGTAGGTAAATGCAGGCATTATCAGCTGAAGGCCTTAACCCTCGTAGAGGTAGAGTTCCAAGTGTGAGCTCACCGAGCAAGAAAGTGCACTAAAAAAATTCACCATAATGGGGATTTTTTGTGTGGTGTACGAAACTGAAGTAACAAAGCACTGCAACATCGAAGTAAACTAGGTACGTGGTTGCACTAAGGCGGGATAAAAgcccttgtgcagtcatttcactgctgatggcggcccAGGCATATGCAGACGTTCTTCAGTGTAGCAAGCGCACCAAAAGAAAGCCTCTGATTGCCATCTGATGCCGATTTTATCATGTAATCTGGCTCCTCACTACCTCCTTTCTCTTGCAGCCTGTAGTTGGATATAACCAGAGAACGATGCGGAAATTTCCCCTTAAAGGATggcctccaaccaatggcgtcgatcgATTCTCGCCACGTCGTGGTTAATCTCTttagacctgctagtgtgacatcgccATGGGGCGGCTGATGAAGGGGGACAAACCAGGGCTTAATCAGACTAACCATGACATTAGAAGAAGCGGTGAGCGCCATTGGTTGAAGGGCCATTTTTGAGCGGCCGCTTTGTTCTTTATTTGTTTCTTACTATAGAATGCTCCGATGGCACTCGTCATTTTTCCGTCTTCATGGCGCACATGCTCACGCACCATATTAATTGCAATACAGGAAGCCCCCATTTAGCTGCCCTCTAAAATGAATAAATTAAATTTTATGTAGCTATTGCAAGCTTTATGTTGCTGTGGAAGTAAGTTAcgctgtctggaataaaacatacTCCTTGTcaaaaaatgtatcaatactccTAGACAGCTTGAcgttgcactggtattgatggcataAATTTACGCTGCTGTGGGAGTGAGAGTTAACCTCTTTGGACTAAAATATTTTCTTCATGAAAAGGTGTAACTATAATCTAGGgtagcataaacttacactgcctttcaagacCAAGGAGGATATATAAAACTTGCTGGAGTGGAAGCCGCCTATACGCGCCTATGGGCAAGGGTGAAGCCGCGCCGAACGGCCGTCGGCCATCTTACCAGAGGCAAAAGGCAGCCGCGCCTGTCCGCGCTTCTACTTTTTCGCGCTGCTCATGAAGGCGCTCGCATTCAGAAACCAATGAAAACAAGTGCTTCTGGTTGTAAACGGTTATCTCCCATCAACTATAGCAGCCAACTGGCGTGATGAAGGCTATTTAACTGCGGAAATATTAAGGAGAAAAGCATAGCGCAGCCGCGCTTTTTCGCGTTTACAAAGCAACGCTAACGAGCGGTTCTAGTATTAAACGTCTATTTTTCGTCAACCAGAGGGAAACTGGCATGTACAAGGCAGTTTTCCAGCTCAAATATTAAGCAGAAAAGCTTAGCACTGCCGCGCTCGTGCTTTTCCGCGCTGCGGATGACGTTGCTCACATTTACAGAGCAACAAAAACGAGTGGTTCTAGTTATATACATTTAGTTTCCATCAGCTAGCAGAAAATTGGCATGTAAAAGGCAGTGCAACTGTACAAATATTAAAGAGAAAAGCGTAATGCAGCTGCGCTCGCGCTTTTTCGCTTTGCTGATGCAGCTGCTCCCATTTAGAAAGGAATGCAAATGTGCGGTTCTAGTTGTAGTCGTTTATTTACCATCAACCAGCAGCCAACTGATATGCAGAAGGCAGTTCAAATGAGCCGATATTAAGGAGAAAATCTCACATACAGTCAAGAACACCATGACAAACACCCTACTGGTGACTGAAAATAATCACCCTCGACAAAAGTGGTCTCACTTTGTTTTTGATCAGTTCACGGTTTCGTTCTTTCGTCATGTGGTGTATTCTCACTTGTATATATTCTTCAGCGATTTTTTTGCACAAAATATAAATATGGTTATCAAGTGGATCAAGATCAAGGATGTGGTCCTCCAGTTTCTGGAACCAGTTTCTCTCTGTGCAGGTGCCCAGGACTTCAAGGATGAGGTGTTTTGATCTTACCGTCACCATTTTAATAGTATCATATTCTGCCTGTAGCCGTAGCAGCCCCTTTTCAACTGCTTCACACAGGCCAACGACGTCTTGTGACGGTGAAATGAGTCCACCTCGGCTCTTTTGCCTAATTAAAGGTGCAAGTTCATCCGAGTGCAGGGCTGCGATGCACACTTCACATGTTACCGTTGAACGAACTTTCTGAACGACGAAACCTGCAATGTACGGCACTACAGCACCGACAAAAGCTGACAGGCTTTCTGGGCAGTCAATGCGATGGGTATAGTTGTGGTCGTCGGCCTGCAGGATTGATGACCTGCGCATATCAGTAAGCATGCAACTTTCACCTACCAAAGCTCCTGTAGTTGTTGGATTTAGAATTGAGACTATGTCTTGGGAGCAGTTTCCAGAGCTTGATAAAGTCACTTCTGTCTGAACCAACAGACGCTTGTATGCAGCCATGAACTGCGCAGCGGTTGGGTTGTTGTTATGACCACCTCGTGCACGTATGGACCCGAAGAAGTTTTCGGCGTGATCTTGGCTAAGCTTGTGCGTCAGCAAGCATTTCAGCTTATCCTTGCGAACAAGCTCATCGAACAATTTTTCTGTGCTGGTCATGCACACCAAAAATCCAACGAACCCAGTTTACTTCAGCCCTTCTATTACTGGACGCCCTGCCGGGTCTCTTAGTCATTGTATGCAGGCACGGGCCTCGGAAAAGAATAGCTTCCAGTTGACTTCATTCTGCTTGCGAAGAGGTGCCTTATAGGACCTTGCAGTGGGTTTCGAGAGTTCATGATGTCGAGCAAGCGATCAAAAAGCCTAATGAACTTAGCTGTTGCAGTGGCACCCTTGAACTGTGGCAGCTTGAGCCCTTGTTCGCAGAAGTCCAAGGCGTCAGCAACTGAAGCACTCAACGCTTGTACTGCATGTCGTACTTTCATTTTTTGCTTTTCCCACTAGACATGCACCTTTGTGAGCTTGTTTCCAAGCCGCAACCCTTCTCCACGTTGCAATGCCTCCAATGCCAGTATAGAAGCCCACTTCACGTGATTTCCTTCCATGTCAATAAGGTGGCTTACAGCTGCCAATTAGTTCCGCATAAGCTCGATGTATTAATAATGAATTCAGTTTCTCGAACATTACTAGCGATGAAGTTGCAAGTGTTGTGGCGAACATGCCCACGAATAAAGCGGCCGGGCCAGACGGCATAATGGCTAAGGTAATCAAGGACAACATTGATTTGTTTTGTGTTCCTTTGTGCAGAATATTCAATCACGCGATACACTTTAGCTTATACCCCGATACTTTAAATGTTGCAAAAGTTGTTCCGATATTTAAAACTGGTGACCCTAACAACCCgtctagttacaggccaatatctgtacTGAGTGTCGTCAATACCATTTTTGAAAAGTTAATTGCTTTCCAACTGAAAACCTTTCTTGATGCTAATCATATTATTTGTCCTCAGCAACACGGATTTGTTTCTAGCAGGTCCACGTCCACGGCTGTAGTTACTCTATCACAGCTTATCCTATCTGCTCTTCATAATCATAATGTTGCTGTAAGCGTATTTatagacatcaaaaaagctttcgacacAGTCTCACACTCCATTCTTTTAATGAAACTGGAAGCATATGCTGTGCGTAGCGGGGCACTTGAATTCTTTAAAAGTTATCTTTCTTCACGACAGCAGCAAGTTGTCCTCAAACAGTTCAAGTCTGCATACCAAACTGTTACGTGtggtgtaccccaggggtcagttctgggaccgcttttattttcaatctttattaatgacctccccaatgcaatacagtgttctcaaattttgatgtatgcggatgacactgCACTTATCTTTACTGGCAACTCACTTGAGTCAATAGAGAAACTTATttttacaggttctatttacaaataatatttacaaggcaggtcgagaggagcctggtgcgccggcggcaggatacttgactttctcttctacttccagccgccgcacgccttctttattcctcagagcccatgcgcagcacgtgacatttccccgttcgcagacgaagccctctgggccagtcaatcaatcggggtcccgagagtggaatggcttcagccgtgcgacatgcacgacctgggttgtccttgagcggcgtccttgcgttgattggggagagatgacatagttgaggtcattgaggcgagcaacaacgatgagcgggcctgtgtagtgggatagcagcttttctgataagccacgcttgcgtaggggcgtccacaaccatacaacgtcaccgggcaggtaagagacatccttgcgccggcggtcataacgctgcttagagcgatgctgtgatgccaaggtgcgtatccgggcaatccgacgggcttcttcagcgcgacatagagtgttggcaatagaaggctcggtgtcgagagagaaaggtaagatgctgtcgagggagcttcgaggcggacgggcataaagaaggaagaatgggctgtaaccagttatttcatgcctcgacgtgttataggcgtatgtaatgaagggaagcacgtcgtcccagttcttatggcgggaatcgacatacatggccagcatggtcgtgagtgtccgattggtacgttcaaccagtccattagtctgggggtggtacggcgtcgagtggcgaaaatggcatgaactaagacgcagaagctcttccacaacgtctgccgtaaactggcgaccgcggtcactgataacaactcgaggaggtccatgccggaggatgacagcacgaagaaggaagagcgagacctcagcagcggtggcgcaaggtagggcggcggtctcacagtaacgggtgtggtgatcaacgcacactataatccagcggttaccgttggacgagcggggaaacgggccgagcagatcgagtccaacttgttcatatggcgtgcttggaggtggcaaaggatgcaggcgtccaggcggagaagtcgtgggaagcttgaaccgctgacactgcacgcaggtggccacgtagcgctgaaccatgtgacgcatttttggccagtaaaaacgttctttgatgcggttaagggtcctggcaaaccccaagtgcacagccgtgacgtcatcgtgcattgcctgcagaacagaggagtacagagtagccggaacgacgaggagaaagcgcgctactccaggcgagtaattcgttctgtagagtaaaccgtcgcgaacgcagaaagggcttgcggatgtcgggtcacgggcttcggcaaaaagcggcgccaagtgctgatccttgcgttgttccatctggaaagtgccaagatctggaaactcttgggaaacggcagcgaaatagtcatcgaagttttcatcatcggaagtagtaaccgtgagcggcagccgcgagaggcaatctgcgtcggcgtgttggcggccacttttgtaagacactttgaagttaaactcttggaggcgtaacgcccagcgggccaaccgaccgcaggggtcgcgtagattgaccagccagcacagagagtgatggtctgtgacgactgtaaaagcacgtccataaaggtacgaacgaaaccgttgtacgccgaaaacaacggcgagacactcttgctctgttacagtgtaattgcgttccgacttgctgagggtgcgacttgcataagcgacaacgtgttgattgccctcatggcgttggataagcacagcacccacgccgatgccgctggcgtcagtgtggagttcagtcggtgctgtcgggcaaaaatgacgcaatattggccgcgaggtgaggagaaacttgagctgccgaaacgcggagtcgcattcgggagtccagtggaaaggggtgtctttctgcaggagacttgtaagcgggtaggctaaatcagaaaacttgggaacgaaacgccgaaaatatgagcaaagtcctaggaaactcctgagctctttcactgatttgggttctttgacactgcttacagcttcaaccttctgcgggtcgggtctgaggccatccttgtcaacgagatgaccaagcacagtaatttggcgttcaccaaagcgacacttcttcgagttcagcacgaggcccgctctctctatgcagtctaggacaatggctaagcggctgttatgttcggcgaaggtcctaccaaaaataacaacatcgtccagataacacatgccaacttgccacttcaggccacgtaaaagcgtatccataaatcgttcaaaagtggcaggagcgttgcaaaggccgaaaggcataacaataaattcatacaacccgaaAGCACGTGACACTATTAACAATGAACTCCAACGTATTTCGACCTGGTTTCGTAATAATCATCTAactttaaacactgaaaaaactaaatatgttatttttcgttcaaaacaAAAGTGTATTGAATCAAGTGATTTTTCTATATGTGCTGACAACAATGTTATTGATAGTGTGCCTTCTTTTAAATATTTATGGGTCATGTTTGACGGCCACTTGTCTTGGAAGGAACAGGTGCACAATATGTGTAAAAAGATTGCGTACGGTTGTTTTACCTTGGCTAAGGCACGGCGGCACTTTCCACCTGCTATTCTTAGATCACTGTATTTTTCATTATGTCACAGTCATCTCAGTTATTGCAGTGAATCATGGGGAATCACATACAAAACGTATTTAACACCATTGCTAAGACTACAAAAACGTGCCTTGAAAACCATGGGATTACCTTCTTCGAATAGTTCGAACAATAACATTTTTGACGCAATGCAAATCATGTCATTCACAACCCTACGCGATTACAAAATAGCTCTTATGGTTAATAATATTATAAATACCAACTACCCCTTACCTCTTGGTGCATTCAGTATTCCCGTCCGCAACACTAGACAAGCCAGCAATGGCAATTTTAACCTTCCAATTTGCCATAATGCGTACGGAGAAAGACGAATAGAATTTACAGGAGCGAAAATTTGGAACTCGTTGCCGATTGAAATAAAGCAAGCTAGGAATTTCAAACTGAcatgcaagaaacatttttttgggaatggaagcaaggctgcaaagttagtttttcttcaatgtgtttgtgattgctgtcctatatgttattttgtattggaccgcttactagcctcattggctatcggtccaaatatctgtgtatacattttgtttgtgttactcAATAAAGACTTCTTGACTCATAATCATGTGACAGGCATCTAAGATAAACTGAATGTTTTTGGTGCAGTCAGCAGGGTTGACAAAGCTTGTACAAAACCGGTGAGAACACGGTAGATGCTCAGCGCCTAAACATTTCGCCATAGTGAAGTTAGAGGAGGCACCATCAAATGTAATAGAGATGACATTAGCATGCACTGACTCAagcttgtcaatgcactgcttaGTCAGCTCCGCCCTCTCGGCACCAGTGAGTGTGTCGATCAAAAAGTAAGCGACAGGCATCTTGATTCTGACATTTACACCAACAATCATGTACACACACACATTTCTCGCTTCAGGGAGACTGTCGTCATCTAGCCCTGTTCCAAAGTCCACATACCCGactattttgtttccaacaagttCTACATGTTTTCTTATGGCCATGTCGTCCACGATCAGAGCGCAGTAGAACGGCTCATTCCGTGATTGTGTAAATTTTTAAAGGAAGCAAAATGCTTCATCTGTAAAGCCAGGAGCTCCGTGGACTGAGCGATGCCATTGCCTAAGTGTCCGCTGTGAAGGAAGGGCATCATTGAATTTGGACCTGACGTAGTCATACGCGGCCGGGGAATAAAAATGCAAAGTCAGCGCGAACGCGCGGAGCTCGGGTGTGTATACACCCTTTTGCTTGTTGCCCGCTCTGTTCAGAAGCTGCTGAATATCACTTGAAAATGAAGACGTGAACACCTGTGATCCTTATTCTGAAAGGAGTTTTTGATCTCTGATTTCCTTGATAATTTCTTGCGCTGTCTCATTTCTCTTTGTGAGGCTTCGCTTCGTTTGCTGCAAAGTTTTaactttctttttcagctgagtTATTTCTTCCTCAGAGGCACTTACTTTTTCTTTGTACCATTGTTTGGTGGGTGAAGGCACAGGTGGCTCTTCTTCAGCTTCAGACTTTTCATGCTGCGGTGAGCAGTTATTGGCTGGGGTGTCTTCATGCTTGCGGCCTGGACGCTTCCTTTTCACCTGAAATAGACGCCATTTGTACATCTGATGAGTCTCAAGTCAGAGAAAAATAAGAGCAGTTGTAAAGCTATGCCTCGTTTGCTACCACAACTTACTGCTTCATAAAGGTGGATGTATGTTATTTTCAAATTTCGCTTAAGCATCTTTTCAAATCATTAGCCTGTTTATTTTGTTTAGCATCTGAGCTTGCATATTAATTAGATCTCTTCACGTCACCACCGACGCGCGCTTACTGAACAGATTTGCAGACTGAAGCCGCACCTGCAGCCTACGGTTATGAGTAGCAGTTTTCGTACTTTTTATcctatgaaaatgaaaaaaaaatgaagctgtgCAAAATCTAGGCGCAATAGCGGTCTCTATCCAATGTCATGGTTACAGCCTAGCTGAGGCGACCCTGCCAGACGGCGAATTTGATGTAATTTTCATAGAATGTCATTCAATTAGATGTGACAATGGTAAATTTAATGACATTAGTTGAAAACGACATCCGCGGTCTAATGAGCTCGAGAAACTCAGTCGCATTTCTCGCTTTTGCAGCTGGCAGGGCACACAGTGTTGATTTTTATCCGGCTTATCACGGTCACTTCTTTTCAACGAAAACGAGACCGCCACAAATACATCGCGCGACGTTCTAACGTACTCACGGGCTTCTGTAGATGCTCCGGAAACGCAGGGAACACAGAAGGAACACAGCCCGCACGCAGTCGCGTTGTCCGTCCGGTGCGGTCGAAGCACTCCGGCGCGAAATGCACACAGCAAAGGCGATCTCCATCTTTCGCATGCCACCTTTCACAGCGAATAGCCCGCTCCCACAGGCTCCGCAGCTCCGGATATTTTGGAAACCTGTCGGCAATTCCAGGACTATTAGtcgttgcacacacacacaacatatcAGTTGACATCCATCGGCAACGCGAGCGTAGTGGCTCAATGAACGTGTTCTCGTATACTTACAGGTGAAACGTGAGGCCACAACCCTTCTTCAGCCTGTTCGCACATCCGTAGGCAACGCAAGAGGCAACCATAATCAAATCGATGGTGTTTACATGCCCCTCACATCAACTTGCACTGCAGACCAACTCACGAAAACAGCAGCGCGAGCCGGTGCCGCTGGCGCCGAGCGCGCTTTCTGCCTCTGGTAAGATGGCGGACGAAGGCTTCGGTCGGAGCGCACCCTCTCCACTCCAGCAAGTTTTATATATCCTCCTTGTTCAAGACGTAACCTTACACTAAAGAAAGTGTAATGTTTATACTGTTTGTCTTGGACTAAAACATAGTCTTTCTGAAAAGATGTAGGTATAATCttggcagcataaacttacactggctctcaaggtgtaactttacactagagagagtgtaacgttcaTACTTTTTTGTCGTAGactaacccccgaatgcagaaatgtaacttggctcgcgcttcgactcaacttcggcaagtcgagtcgaagcaccaaggcggcttcagaacggccaagttgggtttcgtgtttcatagatgctcaacctgacttgctgaccacctgcctgtttacatcgtaagtaatagtgtgcctgtattaaaatcaacctgtaaacaaacaaatgtaaaaataagcagatcaccccaaccacgttagaaacatttcgacgcaaaataatgaacgtcaactgggaaccagtttttgctgcattgactgctgacatagcgtttagttgttttctgaagatattcgcttgtatatatcgtaacagttttccgtacaaagatgtaaagaaaccaaaacgagctcgtaaaccctggattacctcgcatattcttcgaatgattgccaggaaaaattccctctatcagaaattcttacaaagtcgcagtccagaatcgtgggcaacgttcaagaggtaccgaaacaaactgaacttaactttaagaaaagcgaggaatgcatatcaccttaacatgttcgctggtctgaccgatcaaaagaaagtttggaataggttgaatcgagtcttgaaccctaactctacaaatacaattgacagtattacaatggaaggcattagttatagtggactcgcactcgcaaataagtttaatagctatttcagtggactttttgatagtgaacacaacaatatggcattggattacattacgaatcatacaagtaacagtatttttataacatgttgtgacgaaaatgaggtgcttaatatatataaaggcatgaacaatacaaacagtgaagatgcttttggactgaaaatgaaacctgttatgtacgtcttggacattatatgcccaattttaacttatatttataacttgtctatgactaccggcattttcccttcggacatcaaaatagcaaaagtagttgttctttataaaggtggttcgaaaaacgatcttcgtaattatagaccagtgtctatattgcctattttatctaagggcttggaaaaaacaatacatttacgactttccaattttcttgaaaaatacaacgtgataactccaagacagtttggatttagacctaagtcctctactgaaatggctctcttgaagcaaaaagaaataattttaaataacattgaatgtaaacaaataacccttggaatatacatagatttctccaaagccttcgatatgattcatcacgaaactcttcttcgtaaactttctgcatacggtgtccggaacaaagcactatctcttatcaccagctatttaactgaccgatatcagtacgtttctatagataatcatcgctctacttaaaataaaataaagcatggtgtacctcaaggtagtatccttggtcccttattatttaatgtatatattaatgatttagtacagattgactccgaaacacaatacgtaatttacgctgacgatactactttatttctgaccggcaccaacgcgaatgatatagtagaaaaggctaatagcgtgttgggaaaacttaactcatggtctgaaaaaaattccctactaataaacacaatgaaaacgaaggcgatattttttagagctaaaaatgtcaaatgggctgtacatacagatttagtattgggtggtaatataatagaaataactaatgttgtaaaaacacttggcgttcacttcaatgaatttatgttatgggactaccacatcgagcaaatagagagtaagctagctcgcgttgtcggcatactcataaggttaaagtgcatgatacctactaggacaaaacttgttatttaccatgccctctttgactctcatgttaaatattgtcatttggtttggggtacaacgacgcaaactaatattcaaaaggttttgacattacaaaaaaatgcagtcagagcaattgcgggtgccacatacttagcacatacgagtgctctatttgcaaaataccgcattatggatgcaagggttattcatcagtaccgtgtaattcagcagtacaaatctcaggtacatagtgacaccacatttttttctgaccttgcgaatctacggaaaaataccgctgttcacaacacaagacactacgattattggtatgtaccttgtccacgcacaaattacggttttcaaacactcaggtatgtgttgaaatctttccttaatagaaatgctttcactaatcaatccattctttccgtttcatataacgctgtcagaaatatgttcttacaaaacaatgaatcatatccaactgtaaaataaactaagtatccatgtgctgtgattaaactatcatttgcgtgtgcgTAActgtaccgagactattctggtgatctgttatgaagatattgtacatatttgttatttcatgcattcttttgttattgttttactgctgcttgTCATCGCCGGGCCatgccgctacgggagatgggagctttgtcaagccgcgtgcgcggctttttttcctttctcctca contains:
- the LOC144097593 gene encoding THAP domain-containing protein 2-like; this encodes MVASCVAYGCANRLKKGCGLTFHLFPKYPELRSLWERAIRCERWHAKDGDRLCCVHFAPECFDRTGRTTRLRAGCVPSVFPAFPEHLQKPVKRKRPGRKHEDTPANNCSPQHEKSEAEEEPPVPSPTKQWYKEKVSASEEEITQLKKKVKTLQQTKRSLTKRNETAQEIIKEIRDQKLLSE
- the LOC144097592 gene encoding uncharacterized protein LOC144097592 gives rise to the protein MAAYKRLLVQTEVTLSSSGNCSQDIVSILNPTTTGALVGESCMLTDMRRSSILQADDHNYTHRIDCPESLSAFVGAVVPYIAGFVVQKVRSTVTCEVCIAALHSDELAPLIRQKSRGGLISPSQDVVGLCEAVEKGLLRLQAEYDTIKMVTVRSKHLILEVLGTCTERNWFQKLEDHILDLDPLDNHIYILCKKIAEEYIQVRIHHMTKERNRELIKNKVRPLLSRVIIFSHQ